CCTCGTCGCCCGCCCACCTGCGGGAGAACATCGCCGCCGCGGCGCTGGACCTGCCGGCGGACGCGGTCGCGGCACTCGACGCGATCGGCGGCTGAGGGGCGGCCGGACGGGTACCCGGGGCCCCGGACGGACACAGGTGCGGGGACGGTCGGCCCTGCGCGGACGGACGGAAGGAGCCGCACGTGGCTACGGAGGACCCGCTGCGGACCTACCGCGGCAAACGCGACTTCGAGCGGACCCGCGAACCGTCGGGGAACGCGGCAGCGGCCTCCGCCGAGCGGCCCCGGTTCGTGGTGCAGATCCACGACGCGCGCCGGATGCACTTCGACTTCCGGCTCCAGGTCGGCGACGTGCTCAGGTCCTGGGCCGTGCCCAAGGGACCCTCGGCGGACCCCGGGGACAAGCGGATGGCGGTGCCCACCGAGGACCATCCGCTGGAGTACGAGGACTTCGAGGGCGTGATCCCGAAGGGCGAGTACGGCGGGGGCACCGTGATCGTCTGGGACCGCGGCACGTACGAGCCGCTCAGTCACGACCGCCGGGGCCGCCCGGTGGACTTCGCGGAGTCGCTGGAGCGGGGGCACGCCTCCTTCCGGCTGCACGGCTCCAAGCTGCACGGCGAGTACGCGCTCACCCGGTTCCGCGGCGGCGCGGACGAGGAGGAGGCCTGGCTGCTGGTGCACAAGGGCGCCGCCCGGGCGGACGGCCACGGCACCCCGGACCCGCGCCGGGCCCGCTCGGTGCGCACCGGCCGCACCCTCGCCCAGGTCCTCGCCGACGACCGGCGGAGGTGACGGGCGGCGGGAGTGACGGGCGGCGGGCGACACGCCCCCGAACGC
Above is a genomic segment from Streptomyces collinus Tu 365 containing:
- a CDS encoding DNA polymerase ligase N-terminal domain-containing protein: MATEDPLRTYRGKRDFERTREPSGNAAAASAERPRFVVQIHDARRMHFDFRLQVGDVLRSWAVPKGPSADPGDKRMAVPTEDHPLEYEDFEGVIPKGEYGGGTVIVWDRGTYEPLSHDRRGRPVDFAESLERGHASFRLHGSKLHGEYALTRFRGGADEEEAWLLVHKGAARADGHGTPDPRRARSVRTGRTLAQVLADDRRR